In Polynucleobacter sp. TUM22923, one genomic interval encodes:
- the hisI gene encoding phosphoribosyl-AMP cyclohydrolase, translated as MSPFTPNPNIEAGPWLDAVSWNEQGLVPVIAQELGSKDILMMAWMNRDALLATLRLGEAVYWTRSRQKLWHKGEESGHTQKVKEIRLDCDGDTILLLVEQKDGIACHTGQHSCFFQSWDCAGTSWLDESTPQK; from the coding sequence ATGAGTCCATTTACACCAAATCCCAATATAGAAGCAGGGCCATGGCTTGATGCTGTGAGCTGGAATGAGCAAGGTTTAGTTCCAGTGATTGCCCAAGAGCTTGGTAGTAAAGATATTTTGATGATGGCCTGGATGAACCGAGATGCTTTGTTAGCGACTTTGCGCTTGGGTGAAGCAGTCTATTGGACTCGCTCACGTCAAAAGCTATGGCACAAGGGTGAGGAATCTGGCCACACCCAAAAAGTAAAAGAAATTCGCTTGGATTGCGATGGGGATACTATTTTGCTATTGGTGGAGCAAAAAGATGGCATTGCTTGCCATACTGGCCAGCATAGTTGCTTTTTTCAGAGCTGGGATTGTGCCGGTACAAGCTGGCTAGATGAATCTACCCCTCAAAAGTAA
- a CDS encoding phosphoribosyl-ATP diphosphatase, which produces MTTQAQLSSNLDSALANLANVVDQRRDAFKAGQMDPKTSYTALLFSKGDDGILKKIGEEATETVMAAKDSRNANLAPEQQQLLLGEIADLWFHCLIALSQFNLRPENVIAELERRLGTSGIEEKAARKAADKE; this is translated from the coding sequence ATGACAACTCAAGCTCAACTTTCATCGAATTTGGATTCTGCGCTGGCTAATTTGGCCAATGTGGTTGATCAGCGCCGTGATGCATTCAAGGCGGGTCAGATGGACCCTAAGACTTCCTATACTGCGCTGCTGTTTTCTAAGGGTGATGATGGGATTTTGAAGAAGATTGGTGAGGAAGCTACCGAGACAGTGATGGCAGCAAAGGATTCTCGTAATGCCAATTTAGCGCCCGAGCAACAGCAGTTATTGCTTGGGGAGATCGCCGATCTCTGGTTTCATTGCTTAATTGCACTATCCCAATTTAATCTTCGCCCTGAAAACGTCATTGCCGAGCTAGAGCGTCGCCTTGGCACCTCGGGTATTGAAGAGAAAGCGGCCCGTAAAGCTGCTGATAAAGAATAA
- the tatA gene encoding Sec-independent protein translocase subunit TatA, translating to MGSFSIWHWLIVLVIVMLVFGTKKLRNMGADLGGAVKGFKDGMKTSEEPKTETPDQIQQNATVAEKTVDVHAKDIKQ from the coding sequence ATGGGTTCATTTAGCATTTGGCATTGGTTAATTGTGTTGGTTATCGTGATGTTGGTATTTGGAACTAAGAAACTACGCAATATGGGTGCTGATTTAGGTGGTGCTGTTAAAGGATTTAAGGATGGCATGAAAACATCTGAAGAGCCTAAGACAGAAACCCCAGATCAAATACAGCAAAACGCTACTGTTGCTGAAAAAACGGTAGATGTGCACGCTAAAGACATTAAGCAATAA
- the tatB gene encoding Sec-independent protein translocase protein TatB translates to MIDLGVSKLALIAVVALVVVGPERLPKVARMAGNLFGRAQRYMADVKSEVSRQMEVEEFKKLREDSTSMFKEVENSIASTVHEAQANLSDQADIYESNYTRAPLDAKEVLGKSMRQGRKSWGVRRAARPVWFKRSAGIRTRVQSGAARMKRFHHSASNN, encoded by the coding sequence ATGATTGACCTTGGAGTTTCCAAACTCGCACTCATCGCAGTCGTTGCTTTGGTGGTGGTTGGTCCAGAACGTCTGCCTAAGGTTGCCCGCATGGCTGGCAACTTATTTGGTCGCGCACAACGTTACATGGCGGATGTCAAATCTGAGGTTAGTCGCCAAATGGAAGTCGAGGAGTTTAAGAAGCTTCGCGAAGACAGTACCTCGATGTTTAAAGAAGTAGAAAACAGCATTGCGTCAACAGTTCATGAGGCACAAGCAAACCTGAGTGATCAAGCGGATATTTACGAAAGTAATTACACCAGAGCACCTCTAGACGCCAAAGAGGTGCTGGGTAAGTCTATGCGCCAAGGGCGTAAAAGCTGGGGTGTGCGGCGTGCAGCTAGGCCTGTTTGGTTCAAACGCTCAGCAGGCATCCGCACTCGAGTGCAATCGGGCGCCGCCAGAATGAAGCGCTTTCACCATAGCGCAAGTAATAACTAA
- a CDS encoding sel1 repeat family protein: MASREFLKILQSARLGDVSAQQNVAAAYLTGAYKTPIQPSNALIWLEKSYLSISNQELSNLSLEISLGSGDNPNHPQLVGILEQIATVPLAATLNSTAFGFGWEMFWQMAQMDISVSQAVQWQLADLLLHPDKKALQAHLVNWLTNKRSEHREQSDGHFVSLQKQAKEFLNNLAAIDTPFTLSAKTLLIQLQPRDEALSSLWHAWLDDQNESALLQAAELGLTVAKYTLGLRLAQTTQAPTLTNNSSGKSNAYLKKAAYWLDMAAKDGDRNAWFALGEMYRRPQFSGYSATESDRCFGMAADLGHAQAQFLKGAHLWRKREKFEEKVRGLQASYWIWQAHQQGVPEAKLLLSKVLENISNQESNDWHRLATYAQTVISHHAEHQLDQEWLLMCHRLIIANQFNLSKAELLLCEVSQLQHEHCVVVDIRHELPKILPRLIQIDTTQQRRCLLAAAKAFVGSESDQEGNLRQRRYRFDRLTEWLNTHYAQDQAVV, from the coding sequence ATGGCAAGCCGTGAATTCTTAAAAATCCTGCAGTCCGCCCGTTTAGGTGATGTTTCCGCGCAACAAAATGTAGCTGCGGCTTACCTCACTGGCGCCTACAAAACCCCGATTCAACCCTCTAATGCTTTGATTTGGCTAGAAAAATCCTATCTTTCCATTAGCAATCAAGAGCTTAGCAATTTAAGCTTAGAAATTAGTCTAGGTTCTGGCGATAACCCCAATCACCCCCAATTGGTTGGCATTTTGGAGCAAATTGCTACTGTGCCTTTGGCTGCTACCCTCAATTCAACTGCTTTTGGCTTTGGCTGGGAAATGTTTTGGCAAATGGCGCAAATGGATATATCAGTAAGTCAGGCTGTCCAGTGGCAACTGGCCGATCTACTACTACACCCAGATAAAAAAGCACTTCAAGCTCATCTTGTTAATTGGCTTACAAATAAACGCAGTGAGCATCGCGAACAGAGCGATGGTCATTTTGTATCTTTGCAAAAACAAGCAAAAGAATTTTTAAATAATCTAGCGGCTATCGATACGCCATTTACCTTGTCAGCAAAAACCTTACTCATTCAACTGCAACCCAGAGACGAGGCACTCTCCTCACTCTGGCATGCCTGGTTGGACGATCAAAATGAAAGCGCTCTATTGCAAGCGGCTGAGCTTGGCCTCACTGTTGCCAAGTACACCTTAGGCTTAAGACTGGCACAAACAACTCAAGCTCCCACATTAACGAATAACAGCTCTGGAAAATCGAATGCCTATTTGAAAAAGGCAGCCTATTGGTTAGACATGGCAGCAAAAGATGGTGATCGCAATGCTTGGTTTGCTTTAGGAGAAATGTATCGCCGCCCTCAGTTTTCTGGATACAGCGCAACCGAGAGCGATCGTTGCTTTGGTATGGCAGCAGATCTAGGTCATGCACAGGCGCAGTTTTTAAAAGGCGCTCATTTATGGCGTAAGCGAGAAAAGTTCGAAGAAAAAGTACGCGGTCTGCAAGCTTCTTACTGGATATGGCAGGCTCATCAACAAGGCGTACCTGAAGCAAAATTATTACTTTCTAAGGTTTTAGAAAATATTAGCAATCAAGAAAGCAACGATTGGCATCGCCTGGCTACCTATGCCCAAACGGTCATTAGTCATCATGCCGAGCATCAACTGGATCAAGAATGGCTTTTAATGTGTCATCGCCTCATTATTGCCAATCAATTTAATCTGAGCAAAGCTGAGCTTTTACTATGCGAAGTTAGCCAACTACAGCATGAGCATTGTGTGGTGGTAGACATCAGACATGAGCTACCCAAAATACTTCCTAGATTAATTCAGATTGATACCACCCAGCAACGCCGTTGCTTACTAGCGGCAGCTAAAGCATTTGTAGGAAGTGAATCAGATCAAGAAGGCAATCTGCGACAAAGACGCTATCGGTTTGATCGGCTAACCGAGTGGCTTAATACTCACTACGCGCAAGATCAAGCGGTAGTCTGA
- the hisF gene encoding imidazole glycerol phosphate synthase subunit HisF: MLTKRIIPCLDVTAGRVVKGVNFVGLRDAGDPIEIARRYDAQGADELTFLDITATSDGRDLILHIIEAVASQVFIPLTVGGGVRVVADVRRLLNAGADKVSINSSAVTNPDLVSDAAAHYGSQCIVVAIDAKKTPAGHWEVFTHGGRTATGMDVVAWATEVTKRGAGEILLTSMNRDGSKDGFDLELTAAVSDAVSVPVIASGGVGNLQHLVDGITKGHADAVLAASIFHYGEYTVGQAKEYMASQGIPVRI, encoded by the coding sequence GTGCTCACTAAAAGAATTATTCCTTGCCTTGATGTAACGGCAGGGCGCGTAGTGAAAGGGGTCAACTTTGTTGGCTTACGCGATGCGGGTGATCCTATTGAAATCGCGCGCCGCTATGATGCGCAGGGCGCTGATGAACTTACATTTTTAGATATTACCGCCACCTCTGATGGGCGCGATCTTATTTTGCACATCATTGAGGCTGTTGCCTCACAAGTTTTTATTCCACTGACGGTTGGTGGTGGTGTGCGTGTAGTAGCGGACGTCAGACGTTTGCTCAATGCAGGCGCAGACAAAGTGAGCATAAACTCTTCTGCGGTAACTAATCCCGATTTAGTTTCTGATGCTGCCGCCCACTATGGTTCACAGTGCATTGTTGTTGCGATCGATGCCAAAAAAACACCAGCCGGTCATTGGGAAGTTTTTACCCATGGCGGCAGAACGGCTACGGGAATGGATGTCGTTGCATGGGCAACAGAGGTGACTAAACGTGGTGCTGGCGAGATCTTGCTCACGAGTATGAATCGCGATGGCAGCAAAGATGGTTTTGATTTGGAGTTAACCGCGGCAGTCAGTGATGCTGTGAGCGTTCCGGTTATAGCGTCGGGCGGGGTCGGTAATTTGCAGCATTTAGTCGATGGCATCACCAAAGGCCATGCCGATGCCGTACTAGCAGCGAGTATTTTTCATTATGGTGAATACACGGTTGGCCAAGCAAAAGAATATATGGCTAGCCAAGGTATTCCTGTTCGTATTTAA
- a CDS encoding histidine triad nucleotide-binding protein, whose protein sequence is MSHDPNCLFCKIAQGLIPSQKVYEDEEIYAFNDINPAAPVHFLIIPKNHLPMLESAQPVDAPMLGRMMELAPRLAKEQGCRPGMDGGFRLVVNNGADGGQEVYHLHLHVMGGPRPWKK, encoded by the coding sequence ATGAGTCATGATCCCAATTGCTTGTTTTGTAAGATTGCTCAAGGCCTTATTCCTTCCCAAAAGGTCTATGAGGATGAGGAAATCTACGCTTTTAATGACATTAACCCTGCGGCACCGGTTCATTTCCTCATTATTCCGAAGAATCACCTTCCCATGCTGGAGTCTGCGCAGCCTGTCGATGCGCCAATGCTAGGTAGAATGATGGAATTAGCACCCCGGCTAGCAAAAGAGCAGGGTTGTCGTCCTGGTATGGATGGCGGGTTTAGATTAGTAGTAAATAATGGTGCAGATGGAGGTCAGGAGGTTTATCACCTACATCTGCATGTGATGGGCGGACCACGCCCGTGGAAAAAATAA
- the tatC gene encoding twin-arginine translocase subunit TatC translates to MSDNNTSEDSGLQESFLSHLYELRDRVIKSGLAIIIVFVSLVYWAPDIFHLFAQPLLKALPAGGKMIVTDVTGSFFVPMKVTMLVAFLIALPVVMYQLWAFIAPGLYQHERKLIVPLVVSSYSLFIFGMSFAYFLVFPTVFEFMASYNAPLGAEMSTDIDNYLSFAMTTFLAFGITFEVPVVVVVLVRMGIVSLAKLREIRPYVIVGAFVISAVVTPPDVLSQLLLAVPMTLLYELGLLIARFYVPKPADDDSADANDSGAQTTA, encoded by the coding sequence ATGTCAGATAACAATACATCCGAAGACTCCGGTCTTCAAGAATCATTCCTATCGCATTTATATGAATTACGTGATCGGGTTATTAAATCTGGTCTAGCCATCATCATCGTTTTTGTATCTTTGGTGTATTGGGCGCCTGACATTTTTCATTTGTTTGCGCAGCCCCTATTAAAGGCCCTGCCTGCTGGCGGAAAAATGATTGTGACTGATGTCACCGGCTCATTTTTTGTCCCCATGAAAGTCACCATGCTGGTGGCCTTTCTGATTGCCTTACCAGTCGTGATGTATCAGTTGTGGGCGTTTATTGCCCCTGGCCTCTACCAACATGAGCGCAAATTAATTGTGCCCTTGGTAGTGAGTAGTTACAGCTTATTTATCTTCGGCATGTCTTTCGCTTACTTTCTGGTATTCCCAACGGTCTTTGAGTTTATGGCTAGTTACAACGCTCCCTTGGGCGCGGAGATGTCGACTGACATCGATAACTATCTGAGTTTTGCCATGACTACCTTTTTAGCATTTGGTATTACATTCGAGGTGCCGGTAGTGGTGGTTGTGTTGGTGCGCATGGGAATTGTTTCCTTAGCAAAGCTACGAGAAATCCGCCCTTATGTGATTGTGGGTGCTTTTGTGATTTCTGCAGTGGTTACCCCACCAGATGTGCTCTCGCAACTCTTATTAGCGGTGCCAATGACCTTGCTGTACGAGTTAGGCCTGTTGATTGCTCGTTTTTATGTGCCCAAGCCAGCCGATGATGACTCTGCCGATGCCAATGATTCGGGTGCTCAGACTACCGCTTGA